One stretch of Arachis duranensis cultivar V14167 chromosome 1, aradu.V14167.gnm2.J7QH, whole genome shotgun sequence DNA includes these proteins:
- the LOC107496433 gene encoding caffeoylshikimate esterase, translating into MQTTMAAEKAEVPPNFWGHMPEEEYYTSQGVRNTKSFFDTPHGKIFTQSFLPLDLQPNEVKATVFMTHGYGSDTGWLFQKICINFATWGYAVFAADLLGHGRSDGLRCYLGDMDKVASASLAFFLHVRRSEPYKDLPAFLFGESMGGLATLLMYFKSEPDTWTGLMFSAPLFVIPEDMKPSRLHLFAYGLLFGWADTWAAMPDNKMVGKAIRDPEKLKIIASNPRRYTGPPRVGTMRELLRVTQYVQDNFYKVTAPFLTVHGTSDGVTCPSSSKLLYEKASSEDKSLKLYEGMYHSLIQGEPDESANLVLSDMREWIDERVHRYGHK; encoded by the coding sequence ATGCAAACAACAATGGCAGCAGAGAAAGCGGAGGTACCCCCTAACTTCTGGGGCCACATGCCCGAGGAGGAGTACTACACCTCCCAGGGGGTGCGAAACACCAAATCATTTTTCGACACGCCACACGGCAAAATCTTCACGCAGAGCTTCCTCCCATTGGACCTTCAACCTAACGAAGTCAAAGCCACCGTCTTCATGACCCACGGCTACGGCTCCGACACCGGTTGGCTCTTCCAGAAGATCTGCATTAACTTCGCCACCTGGGGATACGCCGTCTTCGCCGCCGATCTCCTAGGCCACGGCCGCTCCGATGGCCTCCGCTGCTACCTCGGCGACATGGACAAAGTGGCATCCGCCTCGCTCGCCTTCTTCCTCCACGTCCGCCGCAGTGAGCCGTACAAGGATCTCCCGGCGTTCCTCTTCGGTGAGTCCATGGGTGGTCTCGCAACCTTGCTTATGTACTTTAAATCAGAACCCGATACGTGGACGGGCCTGATGTTCTCTGCACCGCTTTTCGTGATCCCCGAGGATATGAAGCCCAGCAGGCTTCATTTGTTCGCGTATGGGCTTCTCTTCGGATGGGCCGACACGTGGGCCGCTATGCCTGACAACAAGATGGTTGGGAAGGCAATCAGGGATCCCGAGAAACTGAAGATCATAGCGTCAAACCCGAGGAGGTACACGGGTCCACCTAGGGTTGGGACCATGAGGGAGCTCCTTAGGGTTACCCAGTACGTGCAGGATAACTTCTACAAGGTAACGGCGCCGTTTCTCACAGTGCATGGCACCTCTGACGGCGTTACGTGTCCGTCTTCGTCCAAGTTGCTGTATGAGAAGGCTTCGAGTGAGGACAAGTCGTTGAAGCTGTACGAAGGGATGTACCATTCTTTGATTCAAGGGGAGCCTGATGAGAGTGCTAACCTTGTATTGAGTGACATGCGGGAATGGATTGATGAGAGGGTTCATAGGTATGGACATAAATAG
- the LOC107496401 gene encoding protein SMAX1-LIKE 4 encodes MRSSGLPNCGGLQQTLTAEAASVLKHSLVLARRRGHAQLTPLHVAPTLLSLSPSFKRACLTSHPSSSSQHLLHCRALELCFNVALNRLPTTPSPFLHSSLQPSLSNALVAALKRAQAHQRRGCVEHHHHHHHQNHQNQPLLAVKIELEHLTISILDDPSVSRVMREAGFSSTAIKNNLEDLSNNSSPPSSVFHSYNASARGGGVFSSPCSPSASDNTTNHHLIFSSPPKKPPSLLYPFITTTATAPSSSSKEDDVKAVMDILLRTNHNNNKKNKKNVVIVGDSVSLTEALIGEIIGRFQRSEVPHELKTTQFIRFQQFRSLKHMKRSEVEMKLMELKRKVDDSYNGHGIIIYIGDLKWTVEEEEEGDDGVCGGGGGCYSTVMDHVVSEIGKLFSSTTTECGETTKKVWLIATATYQTYIRCQMRQPPLEIQWSLHPLLLPSPGLALTLHSSSVIETKLNCCEECASNYEKESQFLRPGHKKTLPLWLQPHTTETNHQKDELTELKRKWNRLCQCLHQTKQEAQDYWSNNNSWNAKSYTFNNNSSSSVSFTAKSTPTHSSNLVPRFRRQNSCTIEFNFSDKRQATTEPVLGSMELLEGKEVIKTTLALGNGGSGSGSETVVVENITDRTLRRAHFCKLLQENLPWHSETVPSIAEALLHSKSAKQSNITLLFLQGNDKVGKTRLALAVKESLFGSEDNKFLHMDMLKKKGASMASHSEMLVQALKSHHQKLVVLIENVDFADAQFRKCISDGFETGKFGNLRIAEENSSSQVVFILTSGGFTSNNEEKNQGFVMSFMLQVSETKPNNLEPPIFCHKRRAELDLFSKIKSPRIEENNEDTSLVHEQCSSRKKDLSRNSSFNTLDLNMKADEDDDDKTGESSPISSDLTLETAADPLNPNGFLDSIQNKFELNTSPAREREKSELFLTKIKGCFEDACGKQNLVNFSVDERVIEEICNRCGYFTNSQFDKWLKEIFQRSLLERVKYGGGEEKGILFRLCWSGNGKGDNRKLDRNEGFMGSSLPKCVQVKYLMR; translated from the exons ATGCGCTCATCAGGACTACCTAACTGCGGCGGTTTGCAGCAGACTCTCACGGCGGAGGCTGCTTCTGTTCTCAAACACTCTCTTGTCTTGGCTCGCCGGAGAGGCCATGCTCAGCTCACTCCTCTCCACGTGGCACCCACTCTCCTCTCCCTCTCTCCCTCCTTCAAACGAGCCTGCCTCACTTCTcacccttcttcttcctctcaaCACCTTCTCCATTGCAGAGCCCTCGAGCTTTGCTTCAATGTCGCCCTCAACAGGCTCCCCACCACTCCCTCTCCATTTCTTCACTCTTCTCTTCAACCTTCTCTCTCCAACGCCCTCGTTGCCGCCCTCAAGCGAGCTCAGGCTCACCAGCGCAGAGGCTGCGTCgagcaccaccaccaccaccaccaccagaaCCACCAGAACCAGCCTCTTCTCGCCGTTAAGATCGAGCTTGAACACCTTACCATATCCATCCTCGATGATCCTAGCGTCAGCCGCGTCATGAGAGAAGCTGGCTTCTCCAGCACCGCCATTAAGAACAACTTGGAAGACTTGTCTAATAACTCTTCTCCACCttcttctgttttccattcttaCAACGCTTCCGCTCGCGGTGGTGGTGTCTTTTCTTCTCCTTGCTCCCCTTCCGCTTCTGATAACACCACCAACCACCaccttatcttttcttctccgCCTAAAAAACCACCGTCCTTGCTGTACCCCTTCATCACCACCACCGCCACTGCACCATCATCTTCTTCTAAGGAGGATGATGTCAAAGCAGTTATGGATATTCTTCTAAGGactaatcataataataataaaaagaacaagaagaacgtTGTCATAGTTGGTGACTCCGTTTCGTTAACGGAAGCTCTTATTGGAGAGATTATTGGAAGGTTTCAGAGGTCAGAGGTGCCTCATGAGTTGAAGACAACACAGTTCATCAGATTCCAACAATTCAGATCATTGAAGCACATGAAGAGAAGCGAAGTTGAGATGAAACTCATGGAACTCAAGAGGAAGGTGGATGATTCTTATAATGGCCATGGCATCATTATCTACATCGGAGACCTGAAGTGGACagtggaggaagaagaagaaggggacGACGGAGTTTGTGGCGGCGGCGGCGGTTGTTATAGCACAGTAATGGATCATGTTGTTTCGGAAATAGGCAAGTTGTTCTCTTCTACAACAACTGAATGTGGGGAAACAACAAAAAAAGTGTGGCTAATTGCAACAGCAACATATCAGACATACATCAGGTGTCAAATGAGACAACCCCCTCTTGAGATTCAATGGTCTCTTcaccctcttcttcttccttcaccTGGACTTGCCTTGACTCTCCATTCTTCCAG TGTAATAGAAACAAAGCTCAATTGCTGTGAAGAATGTGCCTCAAATTATGAAAAGGAATCTCAATTTCTCAGACCAGGCCACAAGAAAACGTTACCTTTATGGCTTCAGCCTCATACCACCGAAACAAATCATCAGAAG GATGAATTAACCGagttgaaaagaaaatggaataGGCTATGCCAGTGTCTTCACCAAACCAAACAAGAAGCTCAGGATTATTGGAGCAACAACAATAGTTGGAATGCAAAGTCCTACACTTTTAACAATAATTCATCAAGTTCTGTGTCTTTTACAGCTAAATCAACACCAACACATAGCTCCAATCTTGTACCAAGATTCAGGCGTCAAAATTCATGCACCATTGAGTTCAATTTCAGCGATAAAAGGCAAGCAACAACAGAACCAGTCTTAGGTTCCATGGAATTATTGGAAGGTAAAGAAGTAATAAAGACTACTCTTGCTCTTGGGAATGGTGGTTCTGGTTCAGGTAGTGAAACGGTGGTGGTGGAAAATATAACCGATAGAACACTGCGAAGAGCTCATTTTTGTAAACTGTTGCAGGAGAATTTGCCATGGCACTCTGAGACTGTTCCTTCCATAGCAGAGGCCTTGCTTCATTCCAAATCCGCAAAACAAAGTAACATCACTTTGTTGTTCTTGCAAGGAAATGACAAAGTTGGCAAAACAAGGTTGGCACTTGCTGTTAAAGAATCACTTTTTGGCTCAGAAGATAACAAGTTTCTTCACATGGACATGCTGAAGAAGAAAGGGGCTTCCATGGCTTCACATTCTGAGATGCTGGTTCAAGCATTGAAATCCCATCATCAAAAACTTGTGGTGCTTATTGAAAATGTTGACTTTGCTGATGCCCAGTTCAGGAAATGCATCTCTGATGGATTTGAAACGGGAAAGTTTGGAAATTTAAGAATAGCTGAAGAGAATTCATCAAGCCAAGTAGTGTTCATATTGACAAGTGGTGGATTCACAAGCAATAATGAAGAGAAAAATCAGGGCTTTGTGATGAGTTTTATGTTGCAGGTCAGTGAAACCAAGCCTAATAACTTGGAGCCACCAATTTTTTGCCACAAGCGCAGGGCTGAGCTGGATTTGTTTTCCAAGATCAAGAGCCCAAGAATTGAAGAGAATAATGAAGATACATCCTTGGTTCATGAACAATGTAGTAGCAGAAAAAAGGACTTATCAAGAAACTCAAGCTTTAACACCCTTGATCTCAACATGAAAgctgatgaagatgatgatgacaaaaCAGGAGAGAGTAGCCCAATTTCAAGTGATTTGACTCTTGAAACTGCGGCTGATCCACTGAACCCAAATGGATTTCTTGATTCCATTCAGAACAAGTTTGAACTCAACACAAGTCCAGCTAGGGAGAGGGAAAAGTCAGAGTTGTTCTTAACTAAGATCAAAGGGTGTTTTGAGGATGCTTGTGGGAAGCAGAATCTGGTGAATTTTAGTGTAGATGAGAGGGTAATTGAGGAAATTTGTAATAGGTGTGGTTATTTTACTAACAGCCAATTTGATAAATGGCTGAAAGAAATTTTTCAAAGAAGCTTGTTAGAAAGAGTTAAGTATGGAGGGGGGGAAGAGAAGGGTATACTTTTTAGGCTTTGTTGGAGTGGTAATGGTAAAGGAGATAATAGAAAATTGGATAGGAATGAGGGGTTTATGGGTTCATCTCTGCCAAAGTGTGTTCAAGTTAAGTACTTGATGAGGTGA